A stretch of Mya arenaria isolate MELC-2E11 chromosome 14, ASM2691426v1 DNA encodes these proteins:
- the LOC128216119 gene encoding heat shock 70 kDa protein 12A-like, with protein sequence MAAKTQSHLLVAAFDFGTTYSGYAFSFRNDPVKVQTNQSWYSGGRLVSLKTPTSVLLNPEGEFDSFGFEAEDRYASKAEDDQHQQGWRLFRQFKMVLHNNKDLSRATTIEDMEGNSHPALQIFSMAIKFLQKHLIDSVANQVVGILEKDIFYVITVPAIWDDNAKEFMRTAAEEAGLDGTRVKLALEPEAASIWCETLDVDTQAALARTGTQYMAIDLGGGTADISVHEKKDDGTLKEIHKASGGPWGGIYVDANFLKFLEHIFGEKAITALKTEEMCDFFDLIREFEIKKRSFKSTSTDKVMFKISASTRNLCKKFTGHEYEERLATSEYGNFVIVKGGDKLRVDPDIVRTWFDDPIDNIIGHVKSLLKKPKLSEVYTIVLVGGFGESTYVQERLRADITDKRLIVPAEAGLAVLKGAVRFGHSPIIIASRVLKYTYGVSVNSYYDDKIHSEEKKYLNERGEYRVHQCFDVFVRVNEDIPVNHEITKGYVPRAYLTYTYVYRTTAENPVYVTEPGCELLGEIETELPRDIPLSELDNDTTFMFGGTELVVKKRFRATGQEVILKTKFLN encoded by the exons ATGGCAGCGAAGACTCAGTCCCATCTGCTCGTGGCTGCGTTCGACTTTGGGACCACGTATAGCGGTTATGCGTTTTCCTTTCGAAATGACCCGGTCAAAGTGCAGACCAATCAGTCTTGGTATTCCGGAGGAAGACTTGTCTCTCTTAAGACCCCAACAAGTGTGCTTCTAAATCCCGAGGGCGAGTTTGACTCTTTTGGTTTTGAGGCTGAGGACAGGTATGCTAGTAAGGCAGAAGATGACCAGCACCAACAAGGATGGAGATTGTTCCGGCAGTTTAAGATGGTTTTACACAACAACAAG GACCTTTCAAGAGCCACAACTATTGAAGACATGGAAGGCAATTCTCATCCAGCtttgcaaatattttccatGGCAATCAAGTTTCTACAAAAACATCTAATAGATTCGGTTGCAAACCAGGTTGTAGGAATTCTAGAGAAGGACATTTTCTACGTCATCACCGTACCCGCAATCTGGGATGACAATGCCAAGGAGTTCATGAGAACGGCTGCCGAAGAG GCGGGTCTCGATGGAACCCGAGTAAAACTTGCACTGGAACCGGAAGCAGCATCGATCTGGTGTGAGACGCTCGATGTTGACACACAGGCTGCGCTGGCCCGGACCGGAACCCAGTATATGGCCATTGACCTTGGAG GGGGAACTGCGGACATTTCTGTCCACGAGAAAAAGGATGACGGTACTCTAAAAGAAATCCATAAGGCCAGTGGTGGACCCTGGGGTGGCATTTATGTTGACGCAAACTTTCTCAAATTCCTTGAACATATATTCGGGGAAAAAGCTATAACTGCACTTAAGACGGAGGAGATGTGTGACTTCTTTGACCTCATCAGAGAATTCGAAATAAAGAAAAGAAGTTTCAAATCAACGTCGACAGACAAAGTAATGTTTAAGATATCCGCATCTACAAGAAACCTTTGTAAGAAATTCACAGGGCATGAATACGAAGAAAGACTTGCAACCTCTGAATATGGGAATTTTGTTATTGTGAAAGGTGGAGACAAGTTGAGAGTTGACCCTGACATCGTTCGAACTTGGTTTGACGATCCTATAGATAACATTATTGGTCACGTGAAGAGCCTTCTAAAGAAGCCCAAGCTGAGTGAGGTGTATACAATTGTGCTGGTTGGTGGTTTCGGAGAGAGTACTTACGTCCAGGAGAGGCTGAGGGCTGACATCACGGACAAGCGTCTGATTGTTCCTGCTGAGGCGGGTCTCGCTGTGCTGAAAGGGGCCGTCAGGTTTGGACACAGTCCAATCATCATCGCATCAAGGGTTTTGAAATACACATACGGAGTAAGTGTAAATAGTTATTATGACGACAAAATTCACAGtgaagaaaagaaatatttaaacgaaaGGGGGGAATATCGTGTCCATCAATGCTTCGATGTGTTCGTTCGTGTGAATGAAGATATTCCCGTTAACCACGAAATAACCAAGGGATACGTTCCAAGAGCttatttaacatatacatatgtcTACCGGACGACAGCAGAGAATCCCGTGTACGTTACTGAGCCCGGCTGTGAGCTGCTTGGAGAAATTGAAACAGAGCTGCCCCGGGACATCCCTCTCTCTGAACTTGATAACGATACCACATTCATGTTTGGTGGAACGGAGCTTGTTGTAAAAAAGCGTTTTAGAGCAACTGGGCAGGAAGTTATattgaaaactaaattcttGAACTAA
- the LOC128216120 gene encoding heat shock 70 kDa protein 12A-like, which yields MGKVESKSSRSTTGTTTAKTQSYLLVAAFDFGTTYSGYAFSFRNDPLKVHTNQTWYSGGAGNLISLKTSTSLLINPEGEFDSFGFQAEDSYANKAEDDNHHGWRQVMFFSRSWGIQIMKAVLADLCIPTLSRTTTVEDIEGNSHQALPIFSMAIKFLQTHLLQAVANQTVGVLEKDICYVITVPAIWDDNAKEFMRTAVKETGIDETRVTLALEPEAASIWCETLDVDTRAALAGTGTQYMVIDLGGGTADISIQEKEQGGTLKEIHKPTGGPWGGTYVDAKYLKFLEHIFGEKAITSLKTEEMADYFDVIREFETKKRTFSVQTEDKFTFKISATTRKLSEKFTGQNLEQRIGSLGYGDSVIVKGGDKLRVEPDIVRTWFDGPIDNLIGHVKNLLKEPKLIAVQTVVLVGGFGESAYVQEKLRCEILDKRLIVPAEAGLAVLKGSVMFGQNPAIIT from the exons atggGTAAAGTTGAAAGTAAAAGTTCCAGAAG taCAACTGGAACAACGACAGCGAAGACTCAGTCCTATCTCCTCGTTGCTGCGTTCGACTTTGGTACAACGTACAGTGGCTATGCGTTTTCTTTCCGAAATGACCCGCTAAAAGTGCATACCAACCAGACTTGGTATTCCGGAGGTGCAGGAAATCTGATATCTCTCAAGACGTCAACAAGCTTGCTTATTAATCCTGAGGGCGAGTTTGACTCTTTTGGATTTCAAGCTGAAGACAGCTATGCGAATAAAGCAGAAGATGACAATCACCATGGATGGC gacaAGTCATGTTTTTCAGTCGAAGCTGGGGAATACAAATTATGAAAGCGGTTCTTGCGGACCTGTGTATACCT ACACTTTCAAGAACCACTACTGTTGAGGACATAGAAGGCAACTCTCATCAAGCTCTGCCAATATTCTCCATGGCGATCAAGTTTCTACAAACACATCTCCTACAGGCGGTAGCAAACCAGACGGTGGGTGTGCTAGAAAAGGACATTTGCTACGTCATCACGGTGCCCGCTATCTGGGATGACAATGCAAAGGAGTTCATGAGAACGGCTGTCAAAGAG ACTGGTATCGATGAAACCCGAGTAACACTTGCACTCGAACCGGAAGCTGCCTCGATCTGGTGTGAGACACTTGATGTTGACACAAGGGCTGCGCTGGCCGGAACCGGAACTCAGTATATGGTCATTGATCTAGGAG GTGGCACCGCAGATATTTCTATCCAGGAAAAGGAACAGGGCGGCACTCTTAAGGAAATACATAAGCCGACCGGTGGGCCATGGGGTGGCACCTATGTTGACGCAAAATATCTAAAATTCTTGGAACACATTTTTGGAGAGAAGGCTATAACTTCACTTAAGACCGAGGAAATGGCCGACTACTTTGACGTCATCAGGgaatttgaaacaaagaaaCGTACGTTTAGCGTACAGACAGAAGACAAATTTACGTTCAAAATATCTGCAACCACTAGGAAGCTTTCCGAGAAGTTTACAGGACAAAATCTAGAGCAGAGGATAGGTAGCCTTGGATATGGCGATTCAGTTATTGTGAAAGGTGGAGACAAGTTGCGAGTTGAGCCTGACATCGTTCGTACTTGGTTTGACGGTCCTATAGACAATCTTATTGGTCACGTAAAGAACCTTCTCAAGGAGCCCAAGCTGATAGCAGTGCAGACCGTTGTGCTGGTTGGTGGTTTCGGGGAGAGCGCGTACGTCCAAGAGAAGCTGAGGTGTGAGATCCTCGACAAGCGACTGATTGTCCCTGCTGAGGCGGGTCTCGCTGTTCTGAAAGGGTCCGTCATGTTCGGACAGAACCCAGCGATTATCACATAA
- the LOC128216121 gene encoding heat shock 70 kDa protein 12B-like: MGRAFTFQTASQCRLNAFEPWQRRLSPISHVAAFDFGTTYSGYAFSFRDDPLKVQTNQIWYSEGKFVSLKTPTSVLLNPEGEFDSFGFNRYASKAEDDEHEGWRLFRRFKMVLHNNKELSRATTVEDIEGNSHQALPIFSMAIKFLQKHLLQAVANQTVGVLEKDISYVITVPAIWDDNAKEFIRAAIEEVWNLNHAVTAYIAVYKSHTST, translated from the exons tttgaaCCATGGCAGCGAAGACTCAGTCCCATCTCCCATGTTGCTGCATTCGACTTTGGTACCACGTACAGTGGCTATGCGTTTTCCTTTCGAGATGACCCGCTAAAAGTGCAGACCAACCAGATTTGGTATTCCGAAGGAAAGTTCGTTTCTCTTAAGACCCCGACAAGCGTGCTTTTAAACCCAGAGGGCGAGTTTGACTCTTTTGGTTTTAACCGCTATGCAAGTAAAGCGGAAGATGACGAACACGAAGGATGGAGATTGTTCCGGCGTTTTAAGATGGTTTTACACAACAATAAG GAGCTTTCCAGAGCCACAACTGTGGAGGATATTGAAGGCAACTCTCATCAAGCTCTACCAATCTTCTCCATGGCGATCAAGTTCCTACAAAAGCATCTCCTTCAGGCGGTAGCAAACCAGACGGTGGGTGTGCTTGAGAAGGACATTTCCTACGTCATCACGGTGCCCGCTATCTGGGATGACAATGCCAAGGAGTTCATTAGAGCGGCTATCGAAGAGGTATGGAATCTAAATCACGCTGTGACAGCATATATCGCCGTGTATAAATCTCACACGTCCACTTGA